The Labrus bergylta chromosome 23, fLabBer1.1, whole genome shotgun sequence genome includes the window CCATCCATTGaggcatgtttaaaaaaagattcagcaTGAGGTCCTCTAACCGGTTAGCTTTTAGACAGCTCCTCTTGCTCCTATAGTTGCAACTCTCCTCTTGCGCTGGAGGCCTCTGCTCCCGTACATGTCCTCTCTGGTGGCAGAACAGCACATAGTTTATTCGGTTGTTATTAGCCCAAAAAGTTCCCTCTGAAGTTTGGTAACGCAGACAGAACTCCACTCTGGTGCCCTCTTTCTCAAAAGGAGGAATCAAGGTGTACTTAAAGGTAAACCTGTCTGTTTTCCTGTCACTGGATCCAGGCACGTACTCTGCCAACAGGTCAAAGTAGCTCGTCCAGCGATCAAGGGTCATCCGGGCATACACAGACTTATCAAAACAGAGGTTAACCACCCTGATGTTTCCACGCAGCATGGAGGTTCCCGGAAGAAGCTCGATGCTTTCCAGCTCCACCATCTGTGCTTGCAGCCTCTGGTCCAGCTCCTCGGAGCACGAGGGGACTGTAAACAAGCAGGAAATGTAGAACTCCTCCAAGGGATGGGTGGCCTCACTCACAAGGTCCTGGTTGACCTCTGACTCTGTCACGTCAGCATTATCAAACTCCTTTACTGACACCAGGTTGAGGCCAAATGCATCTGCGAATGACACCTTCCTCTGAACGACAAGTGGGGGTTCTGGTTCGGAGTCGTCGTCTGATTCTGCGTCTGAGGCTTCCAttcctccctctttctgtccACTGCTTTCATCCTGTTCCTGATCCTCCAGCATCAGCACTTTCTCTTCAAAGGGTTGCATGTGCAGAGCCTCCATAATGCGCGATGGTCTGGGAGGCAGATGTCTGTCTGTCCTGCCGTCTGTCTGGCTCGGAGGGTGGCACCGAGCGGAGTGCCCCTAGCCTGGCTGCACCGATACTGTAGAGGCAGAGCAGGGAGAGAACGTGACTTGACAGATGGAGTTTGGTTACAG containing:
- the ppp1r3aa gene encoding protein phosphatase 1 regulatory subunit 3A isoform X2, which produces MEALHMQPFEEKVLMLEDQEQDESSGQKEGGMEASDAESDDDSEPEPPLVVQRKVSFADAFGLNLVSVKEFDNADVTESEVNQDLVSEATHPLEEFYISCLFTVPSCSEELDQRLQAQMVELESIELLPGTSMLRGNIRVVNLCFDKSVYARMTLDRWTSYFDLLAEYVPGSSDRKTDRFTFKYTLIPPFEKEGTRVEFCLRYQTSEGTFWANNNRINYVLFCHQRGHVREQRPPAQEESCNYRSKRSCLKANRRGSTQEKALETSYTSTVIAEGEAAHKARKAALKTKDSAEIKSELCHEEHQPLVRFIHHILIMKHLHHTQVKNTSST